The Kordia sp. SMS9 DNA window GAAAGATTTTATAACCATTGATGCAACAACGAATCAAGCGATTAAAACCGTTTCTATTGTAGATGTACAAGGAAGAAATGTGTTTACTGCCAACGGAAATACTTCTAGAATTTCGGTAGCAAACTTGCAACAAGGAATGTATTTTGTAACGCTTACAACGGAAACAGGCGCGATTACTACAAAGAAATTTATCAAACAATAGTTTGAACTTACTTATATAATAAAAACGCTCAGAATTGCATTAATTTTGAGCGTTTTTTTAGTTTTCATGTCAAAAGATATAGGCTATTTTGGGCACTAGTGCCAAACCGCCAATATTTTCCCGCACCGCACCTTCTACTTTATAAGGTGCGTAATGCATACTGACACCAACTATAAATTGTGCATCGTCGTTAAAAGAATGTTTATATTCCAATCCAGGCGCAAATAGAATAGCGCCTACGGTTTCATATTTAGTCTCTCCTTCTTGGCCTGAGTAAAATGGATTTCTAGCATCCGTTGTAATCATAGATCCTCCAACACCCAATTTGATATCAAATTGTCCTTTGTCTGAAGTCGCGAGACTCTTTTTAAAGTTGACTAAAATATTAAACATCATGGTACTTTTTACTTGAATCGTATCAATGGTTCGTCTGTAAAGAAAATCATCTTTTTGATTGGGAATTACAAATTGCAACGAAAGTCCAATAGCTCTTTTTCGCCTTAAATTATAATCCACACTAAAATCAAAAAAAGGTGCGGTTCCAAAGTATTGGCTTAAATCTCCAAGTGGCATAAATACGCCGCCACCAAGACTGACATCAACTTTTTCAAGCGGATCATAGCTGTAAGAATCATTTGTGTCATCTTGGGAAAAGATGCATTGGGAACTAAAAAAATAGACGAGAATAAGTAACGTAATTTTTTTCATAAAAATGGTTTTAATGTTAATTCAAAAGTGTTGTAAACGTGCTATTTACTTTTTTTCAATCACAAAAAACATGCCTTTTTACAGGTTTTAAGAAAACGTTATGATTTGATATGCGTTAGTTATTTCTTTAGAAAAGTTCTGTACTGAAAGACCAAAATGACTTGTTTTTACAACAGTATTGCGCCCGATCCATTGCCAGTAGCGTAGCTAATTTCACCATAATTAAAACCAACGCCCGAAGCAATATCATTTTGCAATAACAATGCGCCGTCCGCATCAATATAGTCTAGTAAAGGTGCTAATTGTGTAAGATTGGAGATTCCTATGGAAGATTCGGTCATGCAACCTGCCATGATTTTTAACTGTTTTGCTTTCGCGATTTGTATCATTTGCAACGCTGGCGTCATGCCACCACATTTCATCAGTTTGATATTGATGCCGTGAAACACTTTTGCACAGGTAGAAACATCCGCTAGTTTTTGACAGCTTTCGTCTGCAATAATTGGCAACACACTTTCTTTTTTCAAGATTTCCATGCCTTTCCAATTGTCGGCTTGCAATGGTTGTTCTATGAATTCGACACCGAGTTGTTTGAGAATTTCTGCGTTTTTAAGGGTTTCTTCAACGGTCCAAGCGCAATTGGCATCAACTCTAAACACAGCATCGGTGACTTCACGGAGTTTTTGTATGATTTCCACATCGTTTTTGGTGCCTAATTTTATTTTATAGATAGGCCAAGGTGTTTGCTG harbors:
- a CDS encoding dipeptide epimerase, which translates into the protein MKLQLTIHNFELPLKDPFTISRYTVTVQKTVVVAISDGMYTGYGEATVNPYYNSTVESIQASARSVSAILEALEEHTHPTQLWEQLEPKLKDNYFALCAIDCAYWDLYAKQQQKPLRRFWSEHDLKLPKTNYTIGIDEIPVMQSKIQQTPWPIYKIKLGTKNDVEIIQKLREVTDAVFRVDANCAWTVEETLKNAEILKQLGVEFIEQPLQADNWKGMEILKKESVLPIIADESCQKLADVSTCAKVFHGINIKLMKCGGMTPALQMIQIAKAKQLKIMAGCMTESSIGISNLTQLAPLLDYIDADGALLLQNDIASGVGFNYGEISYATGNGSGAILL